A window of the Dyadobacter pollutisoli genome harbors these coding sequences:
- a CDS encoding alpha/beta hydrolase — MKKLILLTAFLVAIHIPRLVSAQTALQGSVERIKVHGKGLEGNLEGNSADPEVSIYLPPSYKKDSKRRYPVVYLLHGFTDNDAQWYGLVKHWINLPVIVDKVFAGGQAQEMIIVTPNAYTRSGGSFYSNSITVGNWEEYVANELVSYIDQHYRTIAKAASRGLAGHSMGGYGTMRIGERYPKVFSSLYLLSPCCMVPGGSRSPESLAKIEAIKDPADFNKADFGTKAALASAAAWSPNPTKPPFYTDQIVENGEYQKMTETKWAANSGLATIDQYISNLKQLKGIAFDAGDRDQPIASNIKILHQILDNYKIEHSYEEYQGDHLNKIGERIEQKMLPFFSKNLSGQ, encoded by the coding sequence ATGAAAAAACTGATACTACTCACTGCGTTCCTTGTTGCCATTCATATTCCCAGACTTGTTTCCGCTCAAACCGCCCTCCAAGGCTCCGTAGAACGCATTAAGGTGCACGGAAAAGGATTGGAAGGTAATCTGGAAGGCAATTCTGCCGACCCGGAGGTATCGATTTATCTGCCACCAAGCTATAAAAAGGATTCAAAACGCCGCTATCCCGTCGTATACCTGCTACATGGCTTCACCGATAATGATGCACAATGGTATGGGCTTGTGAAGCATTGGATCAACCTGCCAGTCATCGTCGACAAGGTTTTTGCCGGAGGACAGGCTCAGGAAATGATCATCGTGACGCCCAATGCGTATACGCGCAGCGGAGGAAGTTTCTATTCTAACTCGATCACCGTCGGCAACTGGGAAGAATATGTCGCCAACGAACTGGTCAGCTATATCGATCAGCATTATCGTACCATTGCAAAAGCTGCCAGCCGCGGCCTTGCGGGGCATTCTATGGGTGGTTATGGAACAATGCGCATTGGGGAGCGGTACCCGAAAGTCTTTTCAAGTCTTTATCTGCTGAGTCCGTGCTGTATGGTACCCGGTGGTAGCCGTTCGCCCGAATCACTTGCAAAAATAGAGGCGATAAAAGATCCTGCTGATTTCAATAAGGCAGATTTTGGCACAAAAGCGGCGCTTGCATCGGCAGCGGCCTGGTCCCCAAACCCAACGAAACCACCATTTTACACCGACCAGATTGTCGAGAATGGCGAGTACCAAAAAATGACCGAAACAAAATGGGCTGCTAATTCCGGATTGGCGACGATAGATCAATACATTTCAAATCTGAAACAACTCAAAGGAATCGCTTTCGACGCCGGAGACCGTGATCAGCCCATTGCCTCGAACATTAAAATACTGCATCAGATATTGGATAACTATAAAATCGAGCATTCTTATGAGGAATATCAGGGTGATCACCTGAACAAAATTGGTGAGCGAATTGAGCAAAAGATGCTGCCGTTTTTCTCCAAAAATCTGTCTGGACAATAA
- a CDS encoding oxygenase MpaB family protein: protein MNWFVKEGSIVREIWGKADTILFIFAGASAEFALNKSVDWLYFTGKLPADPLGRLFSTVAYARQIVFSEYDAAMKAIDQITAIHKEVENKRGARIPDWAYRDVLFMLVDYSIRSFELLERKMTDDEKAEAFDVFCKVGARMQIPGLPVDYPSWKKMREEHLLENLEKSNFSIDLYKQYRKHLGWGRYMLLSQVQARIAPDRVNEQLALGHGSVLTVILPTYKLLRVFGIHHLMRNLILPEKHKAQVISLDSK, encoded by the coding sequence ATGAATTGGTTTGTAAAAGAGGGTTCAATAGTGCGGGAGATCTGGGGAAAGGCGGATACGATCCTCTTTATTTTTGCAGGCGCTTCTGCGGAATTCGCATTGAATAAATCAGTGGACTGGCTTTACTTTACGGGCAAATTGCCTGCTGATCCGCTTGGAAGGCTGTTTTCAACAGTAGCATATGCCAGGCAAATTGTGTTTTCTGAGTACGACGCGGCAATGAAAGCCATTGATCAGATCACCGCCATTCATAAGGAAGTAGAAAACAAGCGCGGTGCGCGAATTCCCGATTGGGCATACCGTGACGTGTTATTCATGCTCGTCGACTACTCCATTCGCTCATTTGAATTATTGGAAAGGAAAATGACAGACGATGAAAAAGCGGAAGCGTTCGATGTCTTTTGTAAGGTTGGTGCAAGAATGCAGATACCCGGTTTGCCTGTCGATTATCCCAGCTGGAAGAAAATGAGAGAAGAGCATTTGCTCGAAAATCTCGAAAAAAGTAACTTCTCCATTGATCTGTACAAACAATACCGAAAGCATCTGGGCTGGGGTAGGTACATGCTGCTCAGCCAGGTACAGGCGCGAATCGCCCCTGACCGCGTCAATGAGCAGCTCGCGCTTGGCCACGGCTCAGTCCTGACTGTGATCCTGCCAACCTATAAATTGTTGCGGGTTTTCGGGATACATCATTTGATGCGGAACCTGATCCTGCCGGAAAAGCATAAGGCCCAGGTGATCAGCCTGGATTCGAAATAG
- a CDS encoding ribosomal maturation YjgA family protein codes for MRLENQFVLRRNKSYLLLALLLFVTEVLIALFVRDAFIRPWGGDFLVVILLYCLLKGITNTSVLMAAGAVLLFSYLVETLQFFQIVKILGLETNVVANVVLGTSFSWSDMVAYTLGIVFVLIIEKMALRFQKI; via the coding sequence ATGCGGCTAGAAAATCAATTTGTTTTAAGGCGTAACAAAAGTTATCTCCTCCTCGCGTTGCTGCTTTTTGTCACCGAGGTTTTGATCGCATTGTTTGTGCGTGATGCCTTCATTCGTCCCTGGGGAGGGGATTTTCTGGTTGTCATCCTACTTTATTGTTTGCTGAAAGGTATTACTAATACGTCCGTGCTGATGGCAGCGGGAGCTGTTCTGCTTTTTTCTTATTTGGTAGAAACCTTGCAGTTTTTTCAAATTGTTAAAATTTTAGGACTGGAAACCAATGTGGTAGCTAATGTGGTGTTGGGTACCAGTTTTTCCTGGTCGGATATGGTGGCTTATACTTTGGGTATTGTATTTGTTTTGATAATCGAAAAAATGGCTTTACGCTTTCAGAAAATATGA
- a CDS encoding response regulator, whose translation MGEGQTVHLADDDEDDRMLMRDALEEANPNVTIIEAQDGKELVENVKSADDLSETVVLVDMNMPKMNGIEAIKEIRSEPELSDVPAVMLSTSDNPELKKKALAAGANDFFVKPNNFKALLDIARRIIARFLG comes from the coding sequence ATGGGAGAAGGCCAGACAGTTCATCTTGCTGATGATGACGAAGACGACAGAATGCTTATGCGGGACGCTTTGGAAGAGGCGAATCCTAATGTGACCATTATTGAAGCACAAGATGGAAAAGAACTGGTCGAGAATGTAAAAAGCGCTGATGACCTGTCAGAAACCGTTGTGTTAGTGGATATGAATATGCCCAAAATGAACGGGATAGAGGCCATTAAGGAAATCAGGTCAGAACCCGAACTCTCCGATGTGCCCGCCGTAATGCTATCGACCTCCGACAATCCCGAGCTCAAAAAGAAAGCCCTCGCTGCGGGAGCCAATGATTTTTTTGTAAAACCCAACAACTTCAAAGCACTTCTGGACATTGCCAGACGGATTATCGCCAGGTTTTTAGGTTAA
- a CDS encoding PH domain-containing protein, whose amino-acid sequence MTYKASWDNATKIITGAITVLFLAIILGSFIDGGSSGPGPYFMAVMIVAIYAVCYVFRPVHYILTKDKLIIHRPLNNVSLGRNKIASVELLDDEMLKWTFRTFGVGGLFGYFGKFANSKLGSMTWYATRRKKTVLIKTIDGKNIIVTPDETEDFVNQFVVRHSMHP is encoded by the coding sequence ATGACTTACAAAGCCTCCTGGGACAACGCTACTAAAATCATCACCGGCGCGATTACGGTATTGTTTCTGGCAATCATCCTTGGCTCATTCATTGATGGTGGTAGTAGTGGACCCGGGCCTTACTTTATGGCGGTCATGATCGTCGCAATCTATGCGGTTTGCTATGTATTTCGGCCAGTTCATTATATTTTAACAAAAGATAAGCTGATCATCCACAGGCCATTGAACAATGTTTCACTGGGTCGTAATAAGATTGCAAGCGTGGAATTACTGGATGATGAAATGTTGAAGTGGACTTTCCGGACTTTCGGGGTAGGAGGGCTGTTCGGCTACTTCGGGAAGTTTGCCAATTCCAAACTCGGGAGTATGACCTGGTATGCGACACGCAGGAAAAAGACGGTTTTGATCAAAACCATCGATGGCAAAAATATTATTGTGACGCCCGATGAAACCGAGGATTTTGTGAACCAATTTGTGGTTCGGCATAGCATGCATCCATAA
- a CDS encoding TraB/GumN family protein, which translates to MKHFSILIALLFSLTAFGQNVNSDKPGKDPQTILWKITGKGIKKPSYLLGTMHLMELDWLLSFPEIKAVVDSTEYILTEAFSTEVEPFSVNKRPGTLTALSVLTPKEYQTLDSFFVARVGEGVRANPDAEEMSVMEMESAILQTLVLDRPGGNGVTRYMDLDLFKLYKARGKGGDHLDKLKNYDFDSTRVADARSVMTQAMRRIAGSDKAEWNIYSDQDRVEEIMRRYRKMNMPYHFDKISSNDFKRAATEYGGLPMAERNRNWLPKIEKNITQRPCLIAVGFGHLMYQIGLVVLLRDLGYRLEPVSIAR; encoded by the coding sequence ATGAAACATTTTTCGATCCTCATTGCCTTGCTGTTCTCGCTGACTGCTTTCGGGCAAAATGTAAATTCAGACAAACCAGGTAAAGACCCTCAGACCATTCTCTGGAAAATCACGGGTAAAGGCATTAAAAAGCCTTCCTATCTGCTGGGAACCATGCATTTGATGGAGTTAGACTGGCTGCTTTCTTTCCCGGAGATCAAGGCGGTGGTGGATAGTACCGAATACATTCTTACGGAAGCATTCAGCACGGAAGTAGAGCCATTTTCTGTCAACAAGCGGCCGGGTACCTTGACCGCATTATCGGTACTGACGCCGAAGGAATATCAGACATTGGATTCTTTTTTTGTGGCGCGGGTGGGAGAAGGGGTAAGGGCCAATCCGGATGCTGAGGAAATGAGTGTGATGGAAATGGAATCGGCAATTCTGCAAACATTGGTACTCGACAGGCCGGGAGGGAATGGAGTCACAAGATATATGGATCTCGACCTCTTTAAACTTTATAAAGCCCGCGGCAAAGGAGGCGACCATCTTGACAAACTGAAAAACTACGATTTCGATTCAACGCGGGTAGCCGATGCCCGTTCCGTTATGACCCAGGCGATGAGGCGTATAGCAGGCAGCGACAAAGCCGAATGGAATATTTACTCGGATCAGGATAGGGTGGAGGAGATTATGAGGAGGTACAGGAAAATGAATATGCCTTACCATTTCGACAAAATCAGTTCAAACGACTTCAAACGGGCAGCAACGGAATACGGCGGTCTGCCAATGGCGGAGAGAAACCGTAACTGGTTGCCCAAGATTGAAAAGAATATCACCCAAAGACCCTGCCTGATAGCAGTAGGCTTCGGACATTTAATGTATCAGATAGGCCTTGTTGTTTTGTTACGCGATCTGGGCTATAGGCTGGAACCTGTGTCGATTGCAAGGTGA